One window from the genome of Fodinicurvata sediminis DSM 21159 encodes:
- a CDS encoding DMT family transporter, producing MVYLYLVIAIVFEVIGTSALKLSDGFTRPMPSVVTAVAYAGAFYFLALTLRSMPVGVAYAIWSGLGVVLITLVGLFWFRQSLDAPALIGLGLITAGVLVINLFSKTVVH from the coding sequence ATGGTTTATCTCTATCTCGTGATCGCGATCGTTTTCGAGGTGATAGGCACCTCGGCCCTGAAGCTGTCGGACGGCTTTACCCGCCCCATGCCCTCTGTGGTCACCGCAGTGGCTTATGCCGGCGCATTCTACTTCCTGGCGCTTACCCTGCGCAGCATGCCGGTGGGAGTGGCCTATGCGATCTGGAGCGGTCTGGGTGTGGTGCTGATTACCCTGGTCGGGCTCTTCTGGTTCCGCCAGTCCCTCGACGCGCCGGCCCTGATTGGCCTGGGACTGATCACGGCCGGTGTGCTGGTCATCAACCTCTTTTCCAAGACCGTGGTGCACTAG
- a CDS encoding class I SAM-dependent rRNA methyltransferase → MQTTVSDYAVVRLKPKVERRIQQGHPWAFSNEIEMDETARGLPLGVPVRLQTANGKALGIFLFNRHPLIAARRISRKADNVIDSTFIEGRLRRALALRQALFQQPFYRLVHAEADGLPGTIVDRFGDSLVLQINSAGMEALRPELLEAVDRVLAPKHLLLRNDTSARQLEGLEQEVESLRGDFPSPLEVRENQTIYLADSAGGQKTGWFYDQRDNRAFVRRLVKGAGIRRVIDLYSFSGGFALQAALGGAEQVTLVDRSAAALELARQAAAANGVDGRCDFRKADAFAALEHLSRKGEDHDLVIADPPAFVKAKKDLPQGLRAYRKLARLSAAQVAEGGYLVICSCSHHVEGERFTEQVRRGIEDAGRRARILRSAGAAPDHPLHPGLPESAYLKALVLALD, encoded by the coding sequence ATGCAGACAACAGTTTCCGATTACGCGGTGGTGCGCCTGAAACCCAAGGTGGAGCGCCGCATTCAGCAAGGTCATCCCTGGGCCTTTTCCAACGAGATCGAGATGGACGAGACGGCACGCGGGCTGCCGCTTGGTGTGCCGGTGCGTCTGCAGACCGCGAATGGAAAGGCGCTGGGAATCTTCCTGTTCAACCGGCATCCCCTGATCGCCGCCCGGCGGATCAGCCGCAAGGCTGACAACGTGATCGACAGCACCTTCATTGAAGGCCGTTTGCGCCGGGCCCTGGCGCTCAGGCAGGCCCTGTTCCAACAGCCCTTCTATCGCCTGGTACATGCCGAAGCCGACGGCCTGCCCGGAACCATCGTGGACCGCTTCGGGGACAGCCTGGTGCTGCAGATCAACAGCGCCGGCATGGAGGCCTTGCGTCCTGAGTTGCTGGAGGCGGTCGATCGCGTCCTGGCGCCGAAACACCTGCTGCTGCGCAACGACACCTCGGCCCGCCAGCTGGAAGGCCTGGAGCAGGAGGTGGAAAGCCTGAGGGGGGACTTCCCGAGCCCTCTGGAGGTACGCGAGAACCAAACGATTTACCTGGCCGACAGCGCAGGCGGACAGAAGACCGGCTGGTTCTACGACCAGCGGGACAACCGCGCATTCGTCCGGCGCCTGGTGAAGGGAGCCGGGATCAGGCGTGTCATCGATCTCTACAGCTTTTCCGGCGGGTTCGCATTGCAGGCGGCCTTGGGGGGTGCCGAGCAGGTGACCCTGGTGGATCGTTCGGCAGCGGCCCTGGAATTGGCGCGTCAGGCTGCAGCGGCCAACGGCGTCGACGGCCGTTGCGATTTCCGCAAGGCCGATGCCTTTGCCGCGCTTGAACACCTTTCCCGCAAAGGCGAAGACCATGACCTGGTGATTGCCGATCCTCCGGCCTTCGTGAAGGCGAAGAAGGATCTGCCCCAGGGCCTGAGAGCCTATCGCAAGCTGGCGCGCCTTTCGGCGGCACAGGTTGCCGAGGGCGGCTACCTGGTGATCTGTTCCTGCTCGCACCACGTGGAAGGCGAGCGCTTCACAGAGCAGGTGCGCCGCGGTATCGAGGATGCGGGGCGCCGGGCCCGAATCCTGCGTTCAGCCGGTGCGGCCCCCGATCACCCCCTGCATCCCGGTTTACCGGAAAGTGCCTATCTCAAGGCGCTGGTGCTGGCCCTGGACTGA
- a CDS encoding multidrug effflux MFS transporter, with the protein MSLSNNRVLLVLIIGLVAFGPLSTDLYLPALPILSKVLGMSTGDAQLTLSVFMAGFCVAMLIYGPLSDRFGRRPVLKGGIALYLLATLACALATDGPNLILARFFQAVGAGAGPVLGRTIVRDIYGPDRAAQALSYVAMAMALAPAVGPFIGGYVTLLFGWRATFITLFLFGLTCLYGVYRLLPETNRYPDPTAVQPARILVNYGTLARSRSYLGFSLACAASFAGLFSFISGSSFTLIDEYGLSPDAFGVCFAVTVMGYIAGSFFSGRMSVRLGKSRMILVGSLLGLLGAGYGMATAFLDIDNVYSVVASAVIYFGGTALVMPNSMAGAIGPYPRMAGAASSLLGFLQMGAAALAGVAVGQLHDGSPKAMSAMMLVSAVMVLVFLLTMIPRAGQQQKPA; encoded by the coding sequence ATGTCCCTATCCAACAATCGTGTCCTGTTGGTCCTGATCATCGGGCTTGTGGCCTTCGGCCCGCTGTCCACGGACCTCTATCTACCGGCCCTTCCCATCCTTTCCAAGGTGCTGGGCATGTCCACGGGCGATGCCCAACTGACCCTCTCGGTCTTCATGGCCGGTTTCTGCGTGGCCATGCTGATCTATGGGCCGCTCAGCGATCGCTTCGGCCGCCGGCCGGTCCTGAAGGGTGGGATCGCTCTCTATCTGCTGGCGACTCTGGCCTGCGCCCTGGCAACGGACGGACCGAACCTGATCCTGGCGCGCTTCTTCCAGGCTGTTGGCGCAGGTGCAGGCCCGGTCCTGGGACGAACCATCGTACGGGATATCTATGGGCCCGACCGTGCCGCCCAGGCATTGTCCTACGTGGCCATGGCCATGGCGTTGGCCCCGGCTGTCGGTCCTTTTATCGGCGGTTATGTCACCCTGCTGTTCGGCTGGCGGGCCACCTTCATCACGCTTTTCCTGTTCGGCCTGACCTGCCTGTACGGCGTCTATCGCCTGCTGCCGGAGACGAACCGCTATCCGGATCCGACGGCCGTGCAGCCCGCCCGAATTCTCGTGAACTATGGAACGCTTGCGCGCAGCCGCAGCTATCTTGGCTTCAGTCTTGCGTGCGCGGCCAGCTTTGCCGGACTCTTTTCCTTCATTTCAGGCTCCTCCTTCACCCTGATCGATGAATACGGGCTGAGCCCGGATGCCTTCGGGGTCTGTTTTGCGGTCACGGTGATGGGGTATATCGCTGGCAGCTTCTTCAGTGGCCGGATGTCGGTGCGCCTGGGCAAGTCCCGCATGATCCTTGTCGGTAGCCTGCTGGGCCTTCTGGGAGCCGGCTATGGCATGGCCACGGCCTTCCTGGATATCGACAATGTCTATAGCGTCGTGGCGTCCGCGGTGATCTATTTCGGCGGGACGGCACTGGTGATGCCTAACTCCATGGCCGGAGCCATCGGTCCCTATCCGCGCATGGCGGGTGCGGCCTCCTCACTGCTTGGATTCCTGCAGATGGGCGCCGCGGCCCTGGCCGGCGTCGCCGTGGGGCAACTGCATGACGGCAGCCCGAAGGCCATGTCCGCCATGATGCTGGTGTCGGCGGTCATGGTGCTGGTCTTCCTGCTCACGATGATTCCCAGAGCCGGGCAGCAGCAGAAGCCTGCCTGA
- a CDS encoding thiol-disulfide oxidoreductase DCC family protein, protein MSDDRRLTLFYDGACPLCQREVAFYARLDRAGRIAWHDVSRDSRGMVAEGLPRREALRRIYVRCPDGRLLSGARAFVEVWRYLPGFRWLAPLVGLPPFIWLAEGLYRAFLVIRPWLTGRRGCDCDEDA, encoded by the coding sequence ATGTCAGACGATCGACGATTGACGCTTTTCTATGATGGGGCCTGTCCGCTGTGCCAGCGCGAGGTGGCCTTCTATGCCCGGCTGGATCGGGCAGGCCGGATTGCCTGGCACGACGTTTCGCGCGACAGCCGGGGCATGGTGGCCGAGGGCCTACCGCGCCGTGAGGCGCTACGGCGGATCTATGTGCGCTGTCCGGATGGCCGCCTGCTGAGCGGGGCACGGGCCTTCGTGGAGGTTTGGCGCTATCTGCCCGGATTTCGCTGGCTGGCGCCACTGGTGGGCCTGCCGCCCTTCATCTGGCTGGCGGAAGGGCTCTATCGCGCCTTTCTGGTGATCCGGCCCTGGCTGACGGGACGGCGTGGCTGCGATTGTGACGAGGACGCGTGA
- the dapB gene encoding 4-hydroxy-tetrahydrodipicolinate reductase: MGIGIVGCAGRMGKRLVTLGSETEGCHLSGGTVRPGSEASGRDIGELAGVSRLGVPAGESAAELFRASDVVIDFTTPEAASENAQLAAEHTTALVVGTTGLADKQKSDLEEAGRKVPVVYAPNMSLGVNLLSLMVERVAAALDEDFDIEVLEMHHRHKVDAPSGTALALGEAAARGRGIDLEPHAQRVRDGHTGPRKRGDIGFATLRGGDVVGEHSVIFATTGERLEFAHKSGDRDIFARGAIKAALWTKGKGAGFYSMRDVLGL; encoded by the coding sequence ATCGGTATCGGAATTGTGGGCTGTGCAGGGCGCATGGGCAAACGCCTCGTGACCCTGGGCAGCGAGACGGAAGGCTGCCACCTTTCAGGCGGCACCGTACGGCCTGGAAGCGAGGCGAGCGGCCGCGACATCGGCGAACTGGCCGGGGTGAGCCGACTCGGCGTTCCTGCCGGCGAAAGCGCAGCGGAACTGTTCCGTGCAAGCGATGTGGTCATCGACTTCACCACACCCGAGGCGGCCAGCGAGAACGCCCAGTTGGCGGCCGAACACACCACGGCCCTGGTGGTCGGCACCACCGGCCTGGCGGACAAGCAGAAGTCCGACCTGGAAGAGGCCGGCCGCAAGGTTCCGGTGGTCTATGCGCCCAACATGAGCCTGGGCGTGAATCTGCTGAGCCTGATGGTCGAACGCGTGGCCGCCGCCCTGGACGAAGACTTCGATATCGAGGTTCTGGAGATGCACCATCGCCACAAGGTGGATGCCCCCTCGGGCACCGCGTTGGCCCTGGGCGAGGCCGCCGCCCGCGGCCGTGGCATCGACCTGGAACCACATGCCCAGCGTGTGCGCGACGGACACACGGGCCCACGCAAGCGCGGCGACATCGGTTTTGCTACCCTGCGCGGCGGCGATGTGGTGGGCGAGCATTCCGTGATCTTCGCCACCACCGGCGAGCGTCTTGAATTCGCCCACAAATCCGGCGATCGGGACATCTTCGCCCGCGGCGCGATAAAGGCCGCGCTCTGGACCAAGGGCAAGGGCGCCGGCTTCTACAGCATGCGCGACGTCCTGGGACTCTGA
- a CDS encoding DUF2244 domain-containing protein has protein sequence MSDFPQIDTPGQLAAHSRQDEVAAEDILFDAVLVPHRSLSPRGFLLLMSLIAGFGFCAGLGFFLAGAWPVVGFMGLEFLLVYIAFRVNYRRARMFEQLVLTRDDLVVRRVNHWGGETRWRLQPYWLRVDMRDPPEHDSQLSLRTHGKSLVIGSFLTAEERLSLAQALQAALDRVRSGDRVRSGAAMPRGAAG, from the coding sequence ATGTCCGATTTTCCGCAGATCGACACACCGGGACAGCTTGCGGCCCACAGCCGCCAGGACGAGGTCGCAGCCGAGGATATCCTGTTCGATGCGGTGCTGGTGCCGCATCGAAGCCTGTCGCCGCGCGGGTTCCTGCTCCTGATGAGCCTGATCGCCGGATTCGGTTTCTGTGCCGGGCTAGGTTTCTTCCTGGCCGGGGCCTGGCCCGTCGTCGGCTTCATGGGACTGGAGTTCCTGCTGGTCTATATCGCCTTTCGGGTGAATTACCGGCGCGCGCGCATGTTCGAGCAACTGGTGCTGACGCGCGACGACCTGGTGGTGCGGCGCGTCAATCACTGGGGCGGCGAGACACGCTGGCGCCTGCAGCCCTATTGGCTGCGCGTCGACATGCGCGATCCGCCAGAGCATGACAGCCAGCTGAGCCTGCGCACCCATGGCAAGAGCCTTGTGATCGGGTCCTTCCTGACGGCCGAGGAACGCCTGAGCCTGGCCCAGGCGCTCCAGGCCGCCCTGGACCGGGTGCGTTCTGGGGACCGGGTGCGCTCTGGAGCTGCGATGCCGCGGGGCGCGGCAGGCTAG
- a CDS encoding tetratricopeptide repeat protein, translating to MTCLDSRNLSLATNSDLAAERYRQGVDLLLSAWPGAAERLDQALAADPDFALAHAARARLHAIRGELPHARKRIEAAEALVARQGHAREQSHVDILSLVIQGRSAEALKQICTHLDSWPRDILIFSLPLGAFGLFAFSGMAAHDQARVDLCERHARHFEADDWWFLTYRGWAHTENGNLVLGRDLTQRGLELRIENANAAHALAHALYEAGEIEETEAVISQWLPGYDCSGTLHGHIAWHAALAALERGDVERALTIYTESIRPEVSLGLPINVVSDTASFLWRLQAYGHAVPDGLWEEAAAYSEDYFQKPGLAFIDVHMAILAAATGDSSALERRVEALKHLDESGALGAGPVAPALCQAVQAFAEEQYRNCIGILEPVADEVVRIGGSGAQREMVEDMRLLAFMQGGEAIKARDLLDRRLHRRPSPRDLRWREAVTR from the coding sequence ATGACTTGCCTAGACAGCCGCAACCTGTCGCTTGCGACCAACTCCGACCTTGCCGCCGAGCGCTATCGCCAGGGTGTGGATCTGCTGCTTTCGGCCTGGCCGGGTGCTGCAGAACGCCTGGACCAGGCCCTTGCAGCCGACCCGGATTTTGCGCTCGCCCACGCGGCACGCGCACGTCTGCACGCCATCCGTGGCGAGTTGCCCCACGCCCGAAAGCGGATCGAAGCGGCAGAGGCTCTCGTTGCGCGACAGGGACATGCGCGGGAGCAGAGCCATGTGGATATTCTGTCCCTCGTCATTCAGGGCCGTTCGGCCGAGGCGCTGAAGCAGATCTGCACACACCTCGACAGCTGGCCGCGCGATATCCTGATCTTCTCGTTGCCTCTCGGTGCCTTCGGCCTCTTTGCCTTTTCCGGGATGGCAGCGCACGACCAGGCGCGGGTGGATCTCTGCGAGCGCCATGCCCGGCATTTCGAGGCCGATGACTGGTGGTTCCTCACCTACCGCGGGTGGGCCCACACCGAAAACGGCAATCTGGTCCTCGGACGAGACCTCACGCAGCGCGGTCTGGAACTGCGGATAGAGAACGCGAACGCAGCGCACGCCCTGGCTCATGCGCTTTATGAAGCGGGCGAAATCGAAGAAACGGAGGCGGTGATCTCCCAATGGCTGCCAGGCTATGATTGCAGTGGAACGCTCCACGGCCACATCGCCTGGCATGCGGCGCTGGCGGCACTGGAGCGCGGCGATGTGGAGCGTGCCCTCACGATCTATACCGAGTCCATCCGCCCGGAGGTTTCGCTTGGACTGCCCATCAATGTCGTCAGTGACACGGCCTCCTTCCTGTGGCGCCTACAGGCCTACGGCCATGCTGTGCCGGACGGCCTTTGGGAGGAAGCCGCGGCCTATTCCGAAGACTACTTCCAGAAACCTGGCCTGGCATTCATCGATGTCCACATGGCCATACTTGCGGCGGCGACCGGTGACAGCTCCGCGCTGGAACGGCGTGTTGAGGCCTTGAAACACCTGGATGAGTCGGGCGCCCTGGGTGCGGGACCGGTGGCACCTGCCCTCTGCCAGGCCGTCCAGGCTTTCGCCGAGGAGCAGTACAGGAACTGCATAGGCATTCTGGAGCCGGTCGCAGACGAGGTCGTCCGCATTGGAGGCAGTGGCGCTCAGCGCGAGATGGTCGAGGACATGCGCCTTCTTGCCTTCATGCAGGGCGGCGAAGCCATCAAGGCACGTGACCTTCTGGACCGACGGCTGCATCGTCGCCCTTCACCGCGCGACCTGCGCTGGCGCGAGGCTGTCACGAGATGA
- a CDS encoding MFS transporter: MSNTAANAETLRNPEAQSGRADILRLTLAQALGGANAAIVYATGAIVGNALAPSKELATLPITVFVIGMAACTLPAGAIARRHGRRAAFLMGTGCGVLVGVLAALAIVLGSFWLFCAATFFGGAYAAVVLSFRFAAADCVAPERRPRALSIVMAGGVFAGVIGPQLVTFTMNLWEPHLFAATFLAQAVVAGLCGVILLGVRVPKPTAAEVRGGRPLGDILRQPRFITAVICGVVSYMLMNFIMTSAPLAMHLNDLSQEMSNLGLQWHIIAMYAPSFITGRLITRFGAARVVASGLALTAISIAIGLTGVDVVHFWLTLILLGLGWNFGFVGASAMVLECHRPEERTLVQSLNDFAVFGTMAVGSFYSGNLLTAHGWDVVLWVSFAPLALALAALAVNQRLQPIPQAMNAGPK; this comes from the coding sequence ATGTCCAATACAGCGGCCAACGCTGAGACTCTGCGCAATCCTGAAGCCCAGTCCGGGCGCGCGGATATTCTGCGGCTGACTCTTGCCCAGGCGCTTGGCGGCGCAAACGCCGCCATCGTCTATGCAACCGGCGCCATCGTCGGCAATGCGCTCGCGCCCAGCAAGGAACTGGCGACCTTGCCCATTACCGTGTTCGTGATCGGGATGGCCGCCTGCACCCTGCCGGCCGGCGCCATCGCCCGGCGTCATGGGCGCCGCGCCGCATTCCTGATGGGAACAGGCTGCGGCGTCCTCGTCGGTGTGCTGGCTGCGCTGGCGATCGTATTGGGATCCTTCTGGCTGTTCTGCGCGGCCACCTTCTTCGGAGGTGCCTATGCCGCGGTGGTCCTCTCTTTCCGCTTTGCGGCCGCCGACTGTGTTGCGCCGGAGCGCCGCCCCCGGGCCCTGTCGATCGTCATGGCCGGGGGCGTCTTCGCCGGGGTGATCGGACCACAGCTTGTCACCTTCACCATGAACCTGTGGGAGCCCCACCTCTTCGCAGCGACGTTCCTGGCACAGGCCGTTGTCGCCGGTCTCTGCGGAGTCATACTTCTGGGTGTCCGTGTGCCGAAGCCAACGGCAGCGGAGGTCCGGGGCGGGCGCCCCCTCGGGGATATCCTTCGCCAGCCCCGCTTCATCACGGCGGTCATCTGTGGCGTCGTGTCCTACATGCTCATGAACTTCATCATGACCTCGGCGCCGCTGGCTATGCACCTCAATGACCTGTCACAGGAGATGTCCAATCTTGGCCTGCAATGGCACATCATTGCCATGTACGCGCCGAGTTTCATTACAGGAAGGCTGATTACGCGCTTTGGCGCCGCGCGCGTGGTGGCAAGCGGTTTGGCGTTGACGGCCATATCGATTGCCATTGGCCTGACCGGCGTTGACGTCGTGCATTTCTGGCTGACGCTGATCCTGCTCGGCCTTGGTTGGAACTTCGGCTTTGTAGGGGCCTCCGCTATGGTCCTGGAATGTCACCGCCCCGAAGAAAGAACCCTGGTGCAGTCCCTGAATGACTTCGCCGTTTTCGGGACCATGGCCGTCGGGTCCTTCTACTCGGGCAACCTGCTGACCGCGCATGGCTGGGACGTGGTGCTCTGGGTGTCGTTCGCGCCGCTTGCCTTGGCGCTGGCGGCCCTGGCCGTGAACCAGAGACTGCAGCCGATTCCACAGGCCATGAACGCAGGCCCGAAATGA
- a CDS encoding NnrU family protein — translation MVDLNELFAAIVVFVGSHFLLSSAAFRTRLLDRLGERGFRLAYSLVALVTFAWALQAYGAAPRILLWTPIPALAWVPILIMPFAFILVVAGMSTRAATALGQEEAAKAQDPAPGILRITRHPFLWGVVLWAVSHIIANGDSASLLLMGGFLVLALGGMHHIDQRREAQLGGAWGPMKLTTSVVPFAAIATGRTSMDWRGIGIWRPVLGLVAYVIFLYLHPLLFGVMPLPH, via the coding sequence ATGGTCGATCTCAACGAACTCTTCGCCGCCATTGTGGTCTTCGTGGGAAGCCACTTCCTGCTGTCCAGTGCCGCGTTTCGCACGCGTCTGCTGGACCGGCTAGGGGAACGTGGTTTCCGTCTGGCTTATTCTCTGGTTGCGCTCGTCACCTTCGCCTGGGCGCTGCAGGCCTATGGCGCTGCGCCGCGGATCCTCCTGTGGACACCTATCCCGGCGCTAGCCTGGGTTCCGATCCTGATCATGCCCTTCGCCTTCATCCTTGTGGTGGCTGGCATGAGTACGCGGGCAGCCACGGCCCTGGGTCAGGAGGAAGCCGCAAAGGCCCAGGACCCCGCACCGGGAATCCTGCGCATCACGCGGCACCCCTTCCTCTGGGGCGTCGTGCTCTGGGCCGTCAGCCACATCATCGCCAATGGCGACAGTGCCAGCCTGCTGCTGATGGGCGGCTTCCTGGTATTGGCCCTGGGCGGCATGCATCATATCGACCAGCGCCGCGAAGCTCAGCTGGGCGGCGCCTGGGGGCCGATGAAGCTGACCACCTCGGTGGTGCCCTTCGCGGCCATCGCCACCGGGCGCACCTCCATGGACTGGCGCGGCATCGGGATCTGGCGGCCGGTCCTGGGCCTGGTCGCCTATGTGATCTTTCTCTACCTGCATCCGCTTCTGTTTGGTGTCATGCCCCTGCCGCACTAG
- a CDS encoding ABC transporter ATP-binding protein, which translates to MPHYDEAIRVQDLNKHFNGIAAVKDVNFTLNRGQTLALLGANGAGKTTTISMLMGLLLPTSGQITVLGGDMLRHRYRLLQRMNFSSPYVDLPRRLSVRQNLMFFARLYGCPDPKARLEELAHDLDLGPLWRKPTGKLSSGQKTRVSLAKALINAPEILLLDEPTASLDPDTADWLRGYLQDYQQRSSTAILLASHNMSEVERLAHQVRIMRAGEIVETGTPRELLDRHGRGNLEQVFLDIARNQRQPDGAYGEAAS; encoded by the coding sequence GTGCCGCACTACGATGAGGCCATCCGTGTTCAGGACCTGAACAAGCACTTCAACGGCATTGCCGCGGTGAAGGATGTCAACTTCACATTGAACCGTGGGCAGACACTGGCGTTGCTGGGCGCCAACGGCGCCGGCAAGACCACGACCATCTCCATGCTGATGGGCCTGCTGCTGCCGACATCGGGACAGATCACGGTGCTGGGCGGCGACATGCTGCGCCATCGCTACCGCCTGCTGCAGCGCATGAACTTCTCCAGTCCTTATGTGGATCTGCCGCGCCGCCTGAGCGTGCGCCAGAACCTGATGTTCTTCGCCCGGCTCTACGGCTGCCCCGACCCCAAGGCCCGGCTTGAGGAACTGGCCCACGACCTCGATCTCGGTCCACTCTGGCGCAAACCCACGGGCAAGCTTTCCTCTGGCCAGAAGACGCGGGTCTCGCTGGCCAAGGCATTGATCAACGCGCCAGAAATCCTGCTGCTGGACGAGCCCACGGCTTCCCTGGATCCCGACACCGCCGACTGGCTGCGCGGCTACCTGCAGGACTATCAGCAGCGCAGCAGCACCGCCATCCTGCTGGCCTCGCACAACATGAGCGAGGTGGAGCGCCTGGCCCACCAGGTGCGTATCATGCGGGCCGGAGAGATCGTCGAAACCGGCACGCCACGTGAGCTGCTCGACCGCCACGGCCGTGGCAACCTGGAACAGGTCTTCCTGGACATCGCGCGCAACCAGCGCCAGCCGGACGGGGCCTATGGGGAGGCCGCATCATGA
- a CDS encoding ABC transporter permease: MTGRLYAMCLRHLYLLASSWPRIFELMYWPTVQMVIWGFITMYLLQLSSVIAQASGLLVSAVLLWDVLFRGQLGFSLSFLEEVWSRNLANIVVSPLRPAEFMAALTVMSLIRTLIGVVPAALLAIVFYEVSIFALGLPLLAFFSCLLVMGWSIGMMVSALILRVGQGAESVAWLAIFLIAPISAIYYPVEVLPPALQLLAWTLPTAPVFEGMRAILLDNTFRTDLLIHALVLNAVYLALGMFLFLYAFHVARKRGLLLQVGE, translated from the coding sequence ATGACGGGGCGTCTCTACGCCATGTGCCTGCGCCATCTCTACCTGCTGGCCAGCTCCTGGCCGCGCATCTTCGAGCTGATGTATTGGCCGACGGTGCAGATGGTGATCTGGGGCTTCATCACCATGTACCTGCTGCAGCTCTCCTCGGTGATCGCTCAGGCCAGCGGCCTCCTGGTCTCCGCCGTCCTGCTGTGGGACGTCCTCTTCCGCGGCCAGTTGGGCTTCAGCCTGTCCTTTCTGGAAGAGGTCTGGTCGCGCAACCTGGCCAACATCGTGGTCAGCCCCCTGCGCCCAGCGGAGTTCATGGCCGCACTGACGGTCATGAGCCTGATTCGCACGTTGATCGGCGTGGTGCCTGCCGCCCTGCTGGCCATCGTCTTCTACGAGGTCTCGATCTTCGCGCTCGGCCTGCCGCTCTTGGCCTTCTTCTCCTGCCTGCTGGTCATGGGCTGGTCCATCGGCATGATGGTCTCCGCCCTCATCCTGCGGGTCGGCCAGGGCGCCGAATCCGTGGCCTGGCTGGCGATCTTCCTGATCGCCCCCATCAGCGCCATCTACTATCCCGTGGAGGTGCTGCCGCCGGCCCTGCAGCTGCTGGCCTGGACCCTGCCCACGGCCCCGGTCTTCGAGGGCATGCGTGCCATCCTGCTGGACAACACCTTCCGCACCGACCTGCTGATCCACGCCCTGGTTCTCAACGCCGTCTATCTGGCACTCGGCATGTTTCTCTTTCTCTATGCCTTCCACGTGGCCCGCAAGCGCGGGTTACTGCTGCAGGTGGGCGAGTAG
- a CDS encoding DUF3179 domain-containing protein, which produces MPEITRRIFLENTAVAAGGLVVPGGILSASEKTATPFPTVRDEGRLVSTSLEAYREAKLSGGPGKDGIPSIDKPDFWTAEEAQDYLEDGDKVIGLIENGHARAYPQRILVWHEIVNDAPGQVPLAITYCPLTGTSLAFERGETTFGVSGRLVNSNLIMYDRQSDTWIPQILGVATEGPHAGVALVERPLVWTTWGRWRKRHPGTQVLSTRTGFARNYTRDPYGSYTPLEGYYRPEASPIFPLMQEDERFPPKSIVLGARTATEAVAFSKERLREAGQLVLEGRETTFVAVHDEGLDTGYIFEVPRPLKESAVVEGTGPGNVRWSEDLDARALNAFEAMWFAWAAFYPDSHVHE; this is translated from the coding sequence ATGCCCGAGATCACACGACGGATATTCCTTGAGAACACGGCTGTCGCCGCCGGCGGCCTCGTCGTGCCCGGTGGTATTCTATCGGCCTCCGAAAAGACCGCCACGCCCTTCCCGACGGTGCGTGACGAGGGGCGTCTCGTTTCGACGTCCCTGGAGGCCTATCGCGAGGCGAAGCTATCGGGTGGGCCCGGCAAGGACGGAATCCCGTCCATCGACAAGCCGGACTTCTGGACGGCAGAGGAGGCGCAGGACTATCTGGAGGACGGTGACAAGGTGATCGGACTGATCGAGAACGGGCACGCACGGGCCTATCCCCAGCGCATCCTCGTCTGGCATGAAATCGTCAACGATGCGCCTGGCCAGGTGCCGCTGGCGATTACCTACTGTCCGCTGACCGGCACCTCGCTGGCCTTCGAACGCGGTGAGACGACCTTCGGGGTCAGCGGCCGCCTGGTGAACAGCAATCTCATCATGTACGACCGCCAGAGCGACACCTGGATTCCCCAGATCCTGGGAGTTGCCACCGAGGGGCCGCACGCGGGGGTGGCCCTTGTGGAGCGCCCGCTCGTCTGGACGACCTGGGGACGCTGGCGCAAACGCCATCCCGGCACGCAGGTATTGTCGACCCGGACGGGGTTTGCCCGCAATTACACGCGCGACCCCTACGGCAGCTACACTCCGCTGGAGGGCTATTACCGGCCAGAGGCTTCGCCCATCTTCCCGCTCATGCAGGAGGACGAGCGCTTTCCGCCCAAGTCCATCGTCCTTGGCGCCCGCACGGCAACGGAAGCCGTGGCCTTTTCCAAGGAGAGGCTGCGCGAAGCCGGCCAACTGGTCCTTGAAGGACGTGAGACGACCTTCGTCGCCGTCCATGACGAGGGGCTCGATACGGGATACATATTCGAAGTCCCGCGCCCGCTGAAGGAGTCGGCCGTGGTGGAGGGCACCGGACCCGGTAACGTCCGCTGGTCTGAGGACCTGGACGCGCGCGCCCTAAACGCCTTCGAAGCGATGTGGTTCGCCTGGGCGGCCTTTTATCCGGACAGCCATGTTCACGAGTGA